Proteins from a genomic interval of Scophthalmus maximus strain ysfricsl-2021 chromosome 22, ASM2237912v1, whole genome shotgun sequence:
- the LOC118292125 gene encoding lens fiber membrane intrinsic protein isoform X1 — MFPLKKSCSALAPLSLLKMYSFMGGGLFCAIVGNILLVVSTATDYWMQYRLSGNYAHQGLWRYCVSNKCYMQTDSIAYWNATRAFMILSGMSCFAGIIAGIMSFAHFSSFERFNRSFAAGVMFFVSTFFVLLGMAIYTGVTINFLGRRFGDWRFSWSYILGWVAMLMTFFAGIFYICAYRMCECRRGNGPR; from the exons ATGTTTCCACTAAAGAAAAG TTGCTCTGCACTGGCCCCGTTATCTCTGCTCAAGATGTACAGCTTCATGGGAGGGGGCCTGTTCTGTGCTATCGTGGGCAATATCCTGTTGGTGGTCTCCACCGCAACTGACTACTGGATGCAGTACCGTCTCTCTGGGAACTATGCCCACCAGGGTCTGTGGAGGTACTGCGTGTCCAACAAGTGCTACATGCAGACTGACAGCATAG CTTACTGGAATGCCACCAGGGCGTTCATGATCCTCTCAGGGATGTCGTGCTTTGCAGGCATCATCGCTGGCATCATGTCCTTTGCACACTTCTCCTCCTTTGAGAGATTCAACCGCTCCTTTGCCGCGGGAGTCATGTTCTTTGTCTCCa CTTTCTTTGTTCTACTTGGAATGGCCATCTACACCGGAGTGACAATCAACTTCCTGGGAAGGCGCTTTGGTGACTGGCGCTTCTCCTGGTCCTACATATTGGGCTGGGTGGCCATGCTTATGACCTTCTTTGCAG GTATTTTCTACATATGTGCCTACAGAATGTGTGAATGTAGGAGAGGAAATGGCCCACGCTAG
- the tinagl1 gene encoding tubulointerstitial nephritis antigen-like, with product MKLILLTVAVLLLVAGEGTADRILSRRTKRELASPLHVGGIRDPFGSYCQRRGGCCPGRDDLCTVPYLDTICYCDLFCNRTVSDCCPDFWGHCLGVEPPFIGSCQRNGHRFFTGQTYKENCNLCTCGTTGRWECEQNACLMEPEVIHSVNRGNYGWKAANYSQFYGMSLDEGIRYRLGTQRPSRTIMNMNEIQMNMDPESDRLPLNFNSAEKWPGKIHEPLDQGNCAASWAFSTAAVASDRISIQSMGHMTPQLSPQNLISCDTRNQGGCGGGRIDGAWWYLRRRGVVTEDCYPYQPPQDSPVEVGRCMMQSRSIGRGKRQATQRCPNTHNYHNDIYQSTPPYRLSSSEKEIMKEIMDNGPVQAIMEVHEDFFVYESGIYKHTDVSFTKPPHYRKHGTHSVRITGWGEERNFDGTSRKYWIAANSWGKNWGENGYFRIARGDNECEIEAFVIGVWGRITMEDMHNHHHHRHRRHI from the exons ATGAAGCTCATCCTGTTGACTGTTGCGGTGCTGCTCCTGGTGGCGGGAGAGGGTACTGCAGACAGAATCCTCTCCCGGAGGACCAAGAGGGAACTTGCCAGTCCTCTCCATGTCGGCGGCATCAGGGACCCATTTGGCTCGTACtgccagaggagggggggctgctGCCCGGGCAGAGACGACCTGTGCACGGTGCCCTACCTGGACACCATCTGCTACTGTGACCTGTTCTGCAACCGCACCGTCTCAGACTGCTGCCCTGACTTCTGGGGTCACTGTTTAGGCGTGGAACCACCTTTCATTG gCAGCTGCCAAAGAAATGGACACAGGTTCTTTACGGGGCAAACATACAAAGAAAACTGCAATTTATG TACATGTGGGACTACGGGCCGATGGGAGTGTGAGCAGAACGCCTGTCTGATGGAGCCTGAAGTGATCCATTCTGTCAACAGAGGAAACTATGG GTGGAAGGCAGCTAACTACAGTCAGTTCTACGGCATGTCTCTGGACGAGGGGATCCGGTACCGTCTGGGCACGCAGAGACCCTCCAGGACTATCATGAACATGAATGAGATCCAG ATGAACATGGATCCCGAGAGTGACCGTCTGCCACTGAACTTCAATTCGGCAGAGAAGTGGCCGGGGAAGATCCATGAACCACTGGATCAGGGCAACTGTGCTGCGTCGTGGGCTTTCTCAACTGCAG CTGTGGCCTCGGACCGAATCTCCATCCAGTCAATGGGTCACATGACTCCTCAGCTCTCGCCCCAAAATCTTATTTCCTGTGACACACGAAACCAGGGAGGCTGTGGTGGGGGGCGCATCGATGGAGCCTGGTGGTACCTCAGGCGTAGAGG AGTGGTGACAGAAGACTGTTACCCATACCAGCCCCCACAGGACTCCCCAGTGGAGGTGGGCCGCTGTATGATGCAAAGCCGCTCCATCGGCCGGGGGAAGAGGCAGGCCACGCAGCGCtgccccaacacacacaactacCACAACGACATCTACCAGTCCACGCCGCCCTACAGGCTCTCGTCCAGT gaAAAAGAGATTATGAAGGAGATTATGGATAATGGCCCTGTGCAAG CTATTATGGAGGTCCATGAGGACTTCTTTGTCTATGAAAGTGGGATCTACAAACACACTGACGTCAGCTTCACCAAACCTCCACATTACCGCAAACATGGGACACACTCAGTCAGGATCACTGG gtggggagaggagagaaactttGATGGGACATCAAGAAAATATTGG ATTGCTGCCAACTCCTGGGGAAAGAACTGGGGGGAGAACGGCTACTTCCGCATCGCTCGTGGGGACAATGAGTGTGAGATTGAAGCATTTGTGATTGGAGTGTGGGGCAGGATCACGATGGAGGACATGCacaaccatcatcaccaccgtCATCGCCGACACATTTAA
- the LOC118292122 gene encoding ubiquilin-4-like isoform X1: MADQGAADPGNNNNNKAEASEGTIIKVTVKTPKDKEEIAIAEDASVTQFKEEISRRFKAKQDQLVLIFAGKILKDGDSLSQHGIKDGLTVHLVIKTAHKAGEGASPTASSSTSTQAGTSSTSSPGTEPSPTAGSTGSAPPPTQTPNILSESTPGFGDLSSLSGLGMGSANFMELQQQMQRQLMSNPEMLSQIMENPLVQNMMSNPDLMRQMIMANPQMQQLMERNPEISHMLNNPELMRQTMELARNPAMMQEMMRNQDRALSNLESIPGGYNALRRMYTDIQEPMFSAAREQFGSNPFSALGGNSESGVQPSRTENREPLPNPWGPPNSSNPPESGGSTTGSTSTTGGTNPSVSNPLGINPGSLGNGMFNSPGMQSLLQQISDNPQLMQNMLSAPYMRSMMQSLSQNPELASQVLMNNPLFAGNPQLQDQFRAQLPVFLQQMQNPEALSVMTNPRAMQALMQIQQGLQTLQTEAPGLMPSLMPGGIPGMPTGGIPGMPTGGIPGMPTGGIPGMPTGGIPGIPTGAGMPTENPASSPSSAGTNTAQQQLMQQMLQMFAGGGGGGAGGGATIQTPEVRFQSQLDQLSAMGFINREANLQALIATGGDINAAIERLLGSQPS, encoded by the exons ATGGCTGACCAAGGCGCCGCAGATCCTggtaataacaacaataataaagcCGAAGCGTCGGAGGGAACTATTATCAAGGTCACAGTGAAAACCCcgaaagacaaagaagaaatcGCCATCGCAGAGGATGCCTCCGTCACTCAG TTCAAAGAAGAGATCTCTAGGCGGTTTAAAGCCAAACAGGACCAGTTGGTTCTTATTTTCGCGGGGAAGATCTTGAAGGACGGCGACAGCCTCAGCCAACACGGCATCAAGGATGGCCTGACAGTTCACCTAGTCATCAAGACGGCACACAA GGCAGGAGAAGGTGCCAGCCCCACGGCCTCTAGCTCAACCTCCACTCAAGCAGGAACTTCATCCACCTCTAGTCCAGGCACCGAACCCTCCCCCACAGCAGGTTCTACTGGCTCTGCCCCACcacccacacagacacccaACATACTGAGTGAGTCCACCC CTGGCTTTGGTGACCTATCCAGTCTGTCTGGACTGGGCATGGGCTCAGCTAACTTCAtggaactgcagcagcagatgcagagGCAGCTCATGTCCAACCCAGAGATGCTCTCTCAGATCATGGAGAACCCACTGGTGCAGAACATGATGTCCAACCCTGACCTGATGAGGCAGATGATCATGGCCAATCCTCAGATGCAACAGCTGATGGAACGCAATCCTGAGATCTCTCACATGCTCAACAACCCCGAGCTCATGAGACAG ACCATGGAGCTGGCCAGGAACCCAGCCATGATGCAGGAAATGATGCGGAACCAGGACCGGGCTCTGAGCAACCTGGAGAGCATCCCAGGAGGTTACAATGCCTTGCGAAGGATGTACACAGACATCCAGGAACCTATGTTCAGTGCTGCCAGGGAACAG TTTGGTAGCAACCCGTTCTCAGCTCTAGGTGGCAACTCTGAGTCTGGTGTCCAACCATCACGGACAGAGAACCGGGAGCCTCTGCCCAATCCATGGGGCCCACCAAATTCTTCTAACCCTCCTGAGAGTGGCGGGAGCACCACAGGAAGCACTAGCACCACCGGAGGGACCAACCCCAGTGTGTCCAATCCTCTGGGCATCAATCCAGGAAGTCTGGGCAATG GCATGTTCAACAGCCCAGGAATGCAGAGTCTACTGCAGCAGATCTCGGACAACCCTCAGCTGATGCAGAACATGCTGTCTGCTCCCTACATGCGCAGTATGATGCAGTCACTGTCTCAAAACCCGGAGTTGGCCTCCCAG gTCTTGATGAATAATCCCTTGTTTGCTGGAAACCCTCAGCTGCAGGATCAGTTCAGAGCTCAGCTACCCGTCTTTCTGCAGCAG ATGCAGAACCCAGAGGCCCTGTCAGTGATGACCAACCCCAGAGCCATGCAAGCTCTAATGCAGATCCAACAGGGTCTCCAGACGCTGCAGACAGAAGCGCCAGGCCTCATGCCGag TCTGATGCCAGGAGGAATTCCTGGGATGCCAACAGGAGGAATTCCTGGGATGCCAACAGGAGGAATTCCCGGCATGCCAACAGGAGGAATTCCCGGGATGCCAACAGGAGGAATTCCCGGAATACCAACAGGAGCCGGCATGCCCACAGAGAACCCGGCCTCCTCACCCAGCAGTGCAGGAACGAACACtgcccagcagcagctgatgcaaCAGATGCTACAGATGtttgctggaggaggaggaggaggtgcaggaggaggcgCAACG ATCCAAACCCCAGAGGTGCGGTTCCAGTCCCAGCTGGACCAGCTCAGCGCCATGGGCTTCATCAACCGCGAAGCCAACCTGCAGGCCCTCATTGCTACTGGAGGAGACATCAATGCCGCTATTGAGAGACTGCTGGGCTCACAGCCCTCGTAA
- the LOC118292125 gene encoding lens fiber membrane intrinsic protein isoform X2, whose product MYSFMGGGLFCAIVGNILLVVSTATDYWMQYRLSGNYAHQGLWRYCVSNKCYMQTDSIAYWNATRAFMILSGMSCFAGIIAGIMSFAHFSSFERFNRSFAAGVMFFVSTFFVLLGMAIYTGVTINFLGRRFGDWRFSWSYILGWVAMLMTFFAGIFYICAYRMCECRRGNGPR is encoded by the exons ATGTACAGCTTCATGGGAGGGGGCCTGTTCTGTGCTATCGTGGGCAATATCCTGTTGGTGGTCTCCACCGCAACTGACTACTGGATGCAGTACCGTCTCTCTGGGAACTATGCCCACCAGGGTCTGTGGAGGTACTGCGTGTCCAACAAGTGCTACATGCAGACTGACAGCATAG CTTACTGGAATGCCACCAGGGCGTTCATGATCCTCTCAGGGATGTCGTGCTTTGCAGGCATCATCGCTGGCATCATGTCCTTTGCACACTTCTCCTCCTTTGAGAGATTCAACCGCTCCTTTGCCGCGGGAGTCATGTTCTTTGTCTCCa CTTTCTTTGTTCTACTTGGAATGGCCATCTACACCGGAGTGACAATCAACTTCCTGGGAAGGCGCTTTGGTGACTGGCGCTTCTCCTGGTCCTACATATTGGGCTGGGTGGCCATGCTTATGACCTTCTTTGCAG GTATTTTCTACATATGTGCCTACAGAATGTGTGAATGTAGGAGAGGAAATGGCCCACGCTAG
- the LOC118292122 gene encoding ubiquilin-4-like isoform X2, with product MADQGAADPGNNNNNKAEASEGTIIKVTVKTPKDKEEIAIAEDASVTQFKEEISRRFKAKQDQLVLIFAGKILKDGDSLSQHGIKDGLTVHLVIKTAHKAGEGASPTASSSTSTQAGTSSTSSPGTEPSPTAGSTGSAPPPTQTPNILTGFGDLSSLSGLGMGSANFMELQQQMQRQLMSNPEMLSQIMENPLVQNMMSNPDLMRQMIMANPQMQQLMERNPEISHMLNNPELMRQTMELARNPAMMQEMMRNQDRALSNLESIPGGYNALRRMYTDIQEPMFSAAREQFGSNPFSALGGNSESGVQPSRTENREPLPNPWGPPNSSNPPESGGSTTGSTSTTGGTNPSVSNPLGINPGSLGNGMFNSPGMQSLLQQISDNPQLMQNMLSAPYMRSMMQSLSQNPELASQVLMNNPLFAGNPQLQDQFRAQLPVFLQQMQNPEALSVMTNPRAMQALMQIQQGLQTLQTEAPGLMPSLMPGGIPGMPTGGIPGMPTGGIPGMPTGGIPGMPTGGIPGIPTGAGMPTENPASSPSSAGTNTAQQQLMQQMLQMFAGGGGGGAGGGATIQTPEVRFQSQLDQLSAMGFINREANLQALIATGGDINAAIERLLGSQPS from the exons ATGGCTGACCAAGGCGCCGCAGATCCTggtaataacaacaataataaagcCGAAGCGTCGGAGGGAACTATTATCAAGGTCACAGTGAAAACCCcgaaagacaaagaagaaatcGCCATCGCAGAGGATGCCTCCGTCACTCAG TTCAAAGAAGAGATCTCTAGGCGGTTTAAAGCCAAACAGGACCAGTTGGTTCTTATTTTCGCGGGGAAGATCTTGAAGGACGGCGACAGCCTCAGCCAACACGGCATCAAGGATGGCCTGACAGTTCACCTAGTCATCAAGACGGCACACAA GGCAGGAGAAGGTGCCAGCCCCACGGCCTCTAGCTCAACCTCCACTCAAGCAGGAACTTCATCCACCTCTAGTCCAGGCACCGAACCCTCCCCCACAGCAGGTTCTACTGGCTCTGCCCCACcacccacacagacacccaACATACTGA CTGGCTTTGGTGACCTATCCAGTCTGTCTGGACTGGGCATGGGCTCAGCTAACTTCAtggaactgcagcagcagatgcagagGCAGCTCATGTCCAACCCAGAGATGCTCTCTCAGATCATGGAGAACCCACTGGTGCAGAACATGATGTCCAACCCTGACCTGATGAGGCAGATGATCATGGCCAATCCTCAGATGCAACAGCTGATGGAACGCAATCCTGAGATCTCTCACATGCTCAACAACCCCGAGCTCATGAGACAG ACCATGGAGCTGGCCAGGAACCCAGCCATGATGCAGGAAATGATGCGGAACCAGGACCGGGCTCTGAGCAACCTGGAGAGCATCCCAGGAGGTTACAATGCCTTGCGAAGGATGTACACAGACATCCAGGAACCTATGTTCAGTGCTGCCAGGGAACAG TTTGGTAGCAACCCGTTCTCAGCTCTAGGTGGCAACTCTGAGTCTGGTGTCCAACCATCACGGACAGAGAACCGGGAGCCTCTGCCCAATCCATGGGGCCCACCAAATTCTTCTAACCCTCCTGAGAGTGGCGGGAGCACCACAGGAAGCACTAGCACCACCGGAGGGACCAACCCCAGTGTGTCCAATCCTCTGGGCATCAATCCAGGAAGTCTGGGCAATG GCATGTTCAACAGCCCAGGAATGCAGAGTCTACTGCAGCAGATCTCGGACAACCCTCAGCTGATGCAGAACATGCTGTCTGCTCCCTACATGCGCAGTATGATGCAGTCACTGTCTCAAAACCCGGAGTTGGCCTCCCAG gTCTTGATGAATAATCCCTTGTTTGCTGGAAACCCTCAGCTGCAGGATCAGTTCAGAGCTCAGCTACCCGTCTTTCTGCAGCAG ATGCAGAACCCAGAGGCCCTGTCAGTGATGACCAACCCCAGAGCCATGCAAGCTCTAATGCAGATCCAACAGGGTCTCCAGACGCTGCAGACAGAAGCGCCAGGCCTCATGCCGag TCTGATGCCAGGAGGAATTCCTGGGATGCCAACAGGAGGAATTCCTGGGATGCCAACAGGAGGAATTCCCGGCATGCCAACAGGAGGAATTCCCGGGATGCCAACAGGAGGAATTCCCGGAATACCAACAGGAGCCGGCATGCCCACAGAGAACCCGGCCTCCTCACCCAGCAGTGCAGGAACGAACACtgcccagcagcagctgatgcaaCAGATGCTACAGATGtttgctggaggaggaggaggaggtgcaggaggaggcgCAACG ATCCAAACCCCAGAGGTGCGGTTCCAGTCCCAGCTGGACCAGCTCAGCGCCATGGGCTTCATCAACCGCGAAGCCAACCTGCAGGCCCTCATTGCTACTGGAGGAGACATCAATGCCGCTATTGAGAGACTGCTGGGCTCACAGCCCTCGTAA